From Penaeus chinensis breed Huanghai No. 1 chromosome 29, ASM1920278v2, whole genome shotgun sequence:
AATGGGCGGGGCTTGATACGCTCCAAGCCTCAGGGCATTCCAGGATGCTTCCGGACGGGAATCAACTGGAAGATGATATCGACCAATGAAAATGTCGCAGCGTGAGGGGTCTCCTTTCTGATTGGTCGAATCGCGTGACGTGGCAGTCCGGAAGGCCGCGGGTGCCACTGGCCGTCCCCCTTTGCAGTTAGGAGTCAGGTGGGTTTGTCATCCGGGGTTGGTATAAGGGAAATGAAGAGCCTGGAACCAATATGTCTGCTGTCAGCTCCACCCGGCACTACAATCACGTCTCGCGCTCTCATTGGCGGTCGGTCTGCCTCTTCTGGAGCCTCGGTGACTGCATCAGTCGGGCGGGAAATAGATTTACCGGTGTACATCAGCGCCATTAGGAGCACTGTCAATTCCAGCGACGGAGggaatttcaatatttttttccttgcctCCCGCGGCCGCCGTGAGCGTCAGCCCTTGGTGACAGAGGACGAAAAGTTTTGAGGGCGAGCGGCAGAATGGCTGAGACCCTGGCCGGCGCGATGCCTCCAGTCCCTCGCCAGGTCGGGTGTGGTCAGGTCACGGCCTCCTACGCGGAGTTCTTCACCTCGCTCCCGCAGAGCCACACGCCGCCCGCGCAGTACGCCCACACGTACCCGCAGCATCACCAGTCGCACCAcccccagcagcagcagcagcaacacgcGCCCCAGCAGGAGGTGAGGGCAGGAGGCGCCGCTGCCGCAGACTTCGGCCACAGCAGCAGCCCCCCCAGCGGCGTCTCCGTCGGCAGTTGCCTGAGCCAGCTGGGGCAGGTGGTGAGCAGGTCGAGCCAGCTGGTAGACTACGGCGCCGCCTTCACGCCGGTGGTGACCGCCAACCTCCCTCCAGGAGGAGCCAGCGGTGTGAGCTCCAGCACCACCTCCAGCACCTCCACAGCGACCAGCAAGGGCGTCGCCATGCAGCAGGGCGCCTactgcgaggaggaggagttgccGTCCTGCGCCTACGCCCACCCGCACCTGCACAGCCTGCCCTACCTCATGCACGGTGAGTCCTCGGCGCGGGCCTCAGGGCGCCCCTCCCTTCGggcgccttcttcttcttcttcttcttcgtcttctgctgtgtttctacttcttctttcttcttctttgtcttcttctgtgtttcttcttctttgtcttcttctccatctgtgttacttcttcttctttcgtcttcttcttcttcttttcttcttcatcctccttcctccattttatTTTGATGTCCTTGCGTCTCCTCCGCTCcgcttgtcttcctctcttctttttcgttatttatctGTCCTCCTTGCATCTTCTTCGTTATAATTCTGTGTTTCAtgcttttcttccctttatcctccGTCTTTgcattatcttcgttattcttGTGTCTTTTACGTTCCATTTTCGTTAACTTTGTATCTTTCACGCCGCTCTTTCTTTGATTGTGTCATGTTTGCATATACTCCGTTATTATTTTGTCTTGCATGTTcccctttcgttattttttttgtcattctttctcctttgttattcttatttttttccttgttcctctTTCACTGATTTTGTGTCATCGCATCCCAttcgttattcatttttttttgcctttttttctttcgttaattttgtgtcttgtctttcatttcctttgttattcttaagccttccattctcctctttcattACTTTCGTGCCTTCCTTGcatctcttttattattcatgCTCTCTTAAGTGTCGTTTTCGTTAGTCTTTGTCCGTGCATCGTTATTCTTGTTTTCCCCATGCTCCTTTTTCGTTAAATCGGCATACtttcgtatacacatacacatatatatataaatatctatttgtctatctggccgtctatctatctatttatccatccattcatctatctgtctatctgtacatctacttatctaataagctatctatctatctatctatctatctatctttctctctatctatctatctatatgtgtgtgtgtgtctgtgtgtgtgtgcgtgcgtgcacgtgtgtgtgtgtgtgtgtgtgtgtgtgtgtgtgtgtgtgtgtgtgcgtgcgtgcacgtgtgtgtgtgtgtgtgtgtgtgtgtgtgtgtgtgtatgtgtgtgtatgtgtgtgtctgtgtatgtgtgtgtgtgtgtgtgcgtctgtgtgtgtgtgtgtctgtgtgtgtgtgtgtgtgtgtgtgtgtgtgtgcatctgtgtgtgtgtgtgtgtgtgtgtgtgtgtctgtgtgtgtgtgtgtctgagtgtgtgtgtgtgtgtgtgtgtgtgtgtgtaataattatcaacatggtaattattaccagtattactacTTCACgagtgtatatagcatatataaatatatgtacccatatgtataggcatgtacatacatacatatatacatataggtgcacacacacactcacacacactgtatgtatgtgtttgtgtgtgtgtgtgtgtgtgtgtgtgtgtgtgtgtgtgtgtgtgtgtgtgtgtttatgtgcgcgtctgtgtgtgtgtgtgtgtgtctgtgtgtttacgtgtatgtgtatgcacacacacacacatgttcttttacttccttctccctccctcctttcctccactctaaatatctctcatcttttttatcttttaattaatACTTCTACTAATTATCGTCACCTTAATTATCTTCGCGCATTGGTCCATTTGCAGGTGTCATATCAATCGAAGCGACCGAGAGTCAGCttctaatgatgacgataatgataatgacaattgcagAAAAGGttcatcgataatgataatgatagtgatcgagataatggtgatagtgataatgataaagatggtaatgattggatgataatgatgattataacaacaataacaacaataagaatgttaagagtaataatgataatgatgataataacaatgaaagtagtgaccatgataataataataatgatactaataatggtaataatattaatgatattaataataattttaattataacaataatgataatgatgataaaagtgatagtaacaataataataaaaataataatgacaatgataacaataacacaattataatcataatgataataatgaaaaaataatgatgctaataataataacacacacacacacacacacaacagacacacaaacacacacacacacacacacacacacacacacacacacacacccacacacacacacacacacacaaacacacacacacatacacacacgcatatatatatatatatatatatatatatatatataaatatactaatatacatacatgcattgaattgtcattatgattgaCCATCTGCTGGTCATActtttctgtttatataattaaattattaccattataatttttttccttactgcaattaactatcatcattattacgaattgtattattattatcaatatcatgcctgttataattttcattattactgttattactagtattactattattattgttattattattgttattattattactattattattattattattactattattattattatcattattatcattattatcattataattattattattttgccattactattatcgtcatcatgattatctttatcattattgtcaccattttcattatcattgctttttatgcttatcatcagtattactaatattaatgttattatcattatcatcattattcatatcattattattattattattgttttcattattattattattattattattattattattaacactattattattattattattattatcattatcgttgtttttcataattattgttattattattattattatcattattattgttttcattattattattattattattattattattattatcattgctatttgttattattattattatcattataattatcatcattactatttgttgttattattattattattattatcattattattattttcattattatcataattttattattattattactgttgttattatcattatttctctaattattatcattataagtattgttattatcattgctattattgttattattattaccattattatcaacatgataattattactagtattactactttacgagtgtatatagtatatacaaatatatgtacccatatgtataggcatgtacatacatacatatatacatataggtgcactgcacacacacacactcacatactctgtatgtatgtgtgtgtgtgtgtgtgtgtgcgtgtatgtgtgtatgcgtgtgtgtgtgtgtgtgtgtgtgtgcgtttgtgtgtatgcgtgtgtgtgtgtatgcgtgtgtgtgtgtttgtgtgtatacgtgtgtgtgtgtgtgtatgcgtgtgtgtgtgtgtgtgtttgtgtgtatgcgtgtgtgtgtgtgtgtatgcgtgtgtgtgtgtttgtgtgtatgcgtgtgtgcgtgtgtatgcgtgtgtgtgtgtgtgtgtgtgtgtgtgtgtgtatgcgtgtgtgtgtgtgtgtgatatatattacatcatcacCATGCATCGAACAGATCTTTTTTGGCCAATCAACCACCTTTAGAAAATGTCATCTATCTCTCCTTGTCCTTCGCCTTTCTTAAAACCCCAATACCTTTCAGTCAATTAAAATATCTATGACGtcattcacatattttttttttcccggctttatcttccccccccccccccaccacgcccCTTTTGAAAGCCATATTATATAGTCCTTTTCCTCGTGTccaaccaactttttttttttttttccccattaacAGCATCGATAAGACTTATCTTTCAAAATCTATTGTAGGTTCCGACGGTAATTCCATCGTCCAAAAGCCTTAAATCTTTGTCTGTCACTTTCGGTCTTAAAATTCTGCTTCATAATGTGGCATAGGCATTTTAGGATTCGAGTTTTAGCctagactgatttttttttttcagatgataATCAGTGAGGATTTTCTTCataaggaatagatagatagatagatagatagatagataagtgtatgttgatcgatagatggatagataaacagatatgcagatagactaatagatagacagatagatagatatatagatatatagatagatatatagatatatagatagatagatagatagatagacagataagaggatataaatatatatatgtataagtgtgtgtgtgtgtgcaaagctgTATCAATCCtcgatatatgtctgtttgtctttcaatattctctctctctctctctctctctctctctctctctctctctctctctctctctctctctctctttctctctctatctctctctctctctctctctctctctcgcgcgcgctccctctctctctctctctctctctttctctttctctttctctctctctctctctctctctctcttcctctcttgattTTTTAGAGTCACCAACATGGCGAACGTGATGTTGAAGACCGCAAGGAATTATcggttgaagaaaaaaataagcagtTGTATTTTCTTGAAACGAGAAACTTAAGAACAGAAATAGAGCAGTTTAGAtagttcatttatctattcattttattcatcAATTTTGTTAGTTAAACTTTTATATAAAGAgaccaaaaaattatatatattacgttttttttcttttcgtttttaataaaatcttgttctcgtttttcttcatatatttccatcatttttttttcccgtgAATTGTCTTTGTCTTCGGAAATAGGAGTGAAACTTATTTATCGTTCTATTTAATCACGAACtacataaagataagaaaaaaacgataaagcgATAAGACATAAATCAatcgtgaaaaaaagaaaaaaaatctaaaaattcgACACGGCCCCAAGCTTCCCAGCCACGCGCCATTTTGTTGCTGCGAGAGACGGCTGTATTGATTCTGGCCCCGTGCCTCCGACCCCGCCCTCAACTCCTAGTGCCCCTTTCCttagccctctcccccccccccccctaagccctcttttcctcctccccctcttttccgaTTCCAAggctcttctaccccccctcctcccccctcctttgctTTGCTTTCCCTTCATTCCAattttttcctcgtcctcctcctcctcctcttcctttcctcacatTCCTCTCCTTAACCTATGATTCTTTGCATTTTTAttacttctcattttctctctcttttccttgttctttttattatcttctcatgTCACATTTTGCTATTcctttatatatcttttcttcttcgtatatAATGATGTTAAGCCTatgtttttcataattttttaacCTTCATCACAGAATTTCCAAACACATTTTCTTGCACTTCTATAAACTTGAAAATCTTTGAGGATTTTAAGTTTATTGAAAAAACATCATTCGAATGCAAATTAGGAATCGTGCCATCTGGTGGCGATTGATTAAACCGCAACCgccattttttctgttttctttctttccttatttcctttttactTGTTGGAGCATGCGTTCCTATTTCCAgttccacttctctccctttctctttctctctctctctctctctctctctctctctctctctctctctctctctctctctctctctctttctctctttctctctctctttctctctctctctctctctctctctctctctctctctctctctctctctctctctctctctctctttctctctttctctctctctttctctctttctctctctctctctctcttttttttctctaactctctctctctttctctctctctctctctctctctctctctctctctctctctctctctctctctctctccctctctctctttctctctctctctttctctctctctctctctctgtcattcaccttttttttctggaattacCTATCAAAATATTACTGACGTTTCTGTGGCAATTGACAAAAAGACACGTGCATTATCGAATATGAATTAATGGTATTTTTTGTTCATACGATGATCAActccatcattattttattattatcatcatcatcatcattatcatcatcatcataatcaccagcattataatcgtcataatcatgatcataaacaccatcaccactataataataattatcaccatcacatcatcatcctaTTCACGCTATTATCCTTACAATCATCACTAATCACTACTTGCACTAATAATATTTTCCATTCCTTGCTGATTTGAACTACACttcgtatttttcattttctcgatatcgattttattacttatatatattttctttctttttcgcaggcgaagaaggagaggaggaatattATCCATCCGGGTCTCCCTACCGCGTGCAGCGTCATGCGGCCAACATACGCGAACGGAAGAGAATGCTCAGGTGAGTACGCGAACGCATGACGTCATAGATTTACGGGTTAAAAttttccctccatttttttttttttttttttttttttttttgtcgaattaGGTGTTTGATAAGGTTTTTAATATCATATCTAGGAGttacttttcccccttttttgctgAATTAAGAAGTTGTAGGTACGAATTAGATATATTTGATATTGGTGTGAtagttgttcttttttctcttctttttttgctttgatATAAGGGTGTTTAACATCAGTATATGAGTGTAATGTGGAGCAGACATAAACAAgattgtgagtgtatgtttacTGGTTCTAATAttccttttagatttttttttatgtgtctaaTCAGTTACCAGCTTTAGAGTTATTATATCCCAATGTTCATTTCCTGTTTTCGGAAACACCATCCCAATGTTCATTTCCTGTTTTCGGAAACATCATCATCCTCCCTTAAACCTGTGTTTAACTATAAACGGCTCGTCCCATTTATATTTTGTCAAAAGTAGTTTTGCCGAAAATCGCTTTCAAAGTTTGCTTGGACGATGAGCCAAATGTGAATCCCAGAAAAAAAGCGGGAAATATTGATTACGTCACAGCAGGTTACAGGCCATTCCTGCTTTCGTGTAAAAACGACTAATATTTTCTCAGATCTGCTTGATTTTTCGGTCTAAATTTGTTTTGAAAGGACGAAGACACTGATGTAGTAGAAGCTAAGGTGTAGTAGGGCAGGTTTACGGTTCGAccacatagacagatagggagaaaaGCAGTAAATGGgagaacaaatgaaagaaagatagaagaaaaagaagaaaagagagcgtgcatggagagtgaaagaaaaaaaagagaaaaagaaaaaaaagaaagagattggaTGAATAAACTAATGAGaggaaataaattaatgaacaatatatatatatatatatatatatatatataaatgtatatatacatatatgtaaatatatatatatatacaaataatatatatatatatatatatatatatatatatatatgtatacacatacaagagagagagagagagagagtgaaaatgaaaaagagacagagaatgatgTTCAAAGTTATctaagagatgagaaaaggagtCTAAAGAGATGGAGGgcttctgtgacgtcatcaaagaTTCTAGTTTTTTCCCAAAATTCCTATTTTTGAGAATGTGTGGCGGCGATAATTCATGGGTGGATGTCATTCACTATTCATATTAACAATTTGAATTGTTGATTATATGCTACCGAAGATTTATAtctgtattaaaaaatatatatatatagcaaatgcCCTGTACACCCGTATCCCTCCGCATCGacctctttcccattccttttGGCGCCTAAACCTgcaacattacccccccccccccacctcacctcacCCCCATACACACCCCTCGGCGCCTAAAACCAACCTCTGCTGCTGACGCTTTGCGTTCCCTCCTCTCACCAGCAGTATAAACTCAGCATTCGACGAGCTGAGGACACACGTGCCGACTTTTCCCTACGAGAAGAGACTCAGCAAGATAGACACTCTACGCCTCGCCATCGCCTACATCGCACTGCTGAGGGAGCTGCTGACGTCAGACTTGGATCCGGTGACGCACATCGAGAAGGGACTGAGGGGAGAGCTGCCCTCGGACCAGTGCCACGTCTGGAACAcgtcaggtgagagagagagagagagagagagagagagagagagagagagagagagagaggggggggggggcgggggtgagagagagagagagaggggggggggtgagagagagagagagagagagagagagagagagagagagagagagagagagagagagagagagagagagagaggtgggggagagagagagagagagagaggtggggggggagagagagagagagagggggggagggagagaaagagagagagagagaggggggggagtgagagagagagagagagagagagagagagagagagagagagagagaggggggggggggagggagagtaatgagagagagagagagagagagagagagagagagagagagagagagagagagagaaagagagagagagagagagaggggggggggagagacagacagatagacagagatagagaaaaaaaatacatccatTCATGCATGCAATATCTTTACGCCCTTGAATTTATACGACAGAAAACAACAAACGGAAAGCACATGCATGTCTTCACGCCCtaaaattcataaaacaaacaacaaagcaaaACCACATCTAACCCAAACAAAAATTCATAAACCGCCCCCAACTAACAcacacccttttccccctttccccccttcccccccacagaCCTGACCGCCCGTCTGTCCTGGATCAACTGGGAGAACCTCGGCGTCAGCCCAACTCGACGCTCCATCTTCTCCACCGTCGGACACACCGCGGATAGCCTGGCCAACTgaaggagcaggaaggagagagaatgaagaaggggaaaagggagagagaggacgaagaggggggaaatgagaaagaggatgaggaagggaaaagggagagagaagatgaagaagcggaaagtgaaagagaggagggaaagaaaggataaggaaatggaaagagagagagaggaagttaaaggtagatgataatggtagtgcgagaaagagagatagagggagggagtgaatttaataaaaataaaaaaaaataacgatggtGATTAAATGCAATAGTTATGTACAGAAAACAgaattatataataaacaaatcaaataaggAAATAAGTAGAAGGTTTAGacctaagaaagaaaataaacacgatTATTACTCACAACAAAACAagactttgttttctctttcgcaaaaacaaagacaaaattacACATTTGGCAGAAATTATTACAGTCATTTCCGCAAgcacttcattatttttctcccccTCAGAAACTAAGAAAGGAAatgttttcttattcattttcttagtcAGTGATGCCAAAGAGTAGATTTAAGGTATTGTAattatatagtaattatagtaaacgTTTAAAATTGTGTGTAAAGTATGTGTTTAATTTATGCTTGTATGTGATATGTAGGTTTTAGCGAGAATGAGCATCCTATAGCCAGGTTGGGATaaaattccttatatatatatatatgatatatatttatacttgttctCTCTAATAAAAGAGGTAATCTATTGTATGTTTTAATATTCATTTCCGCCCAAAAATATTCCATTTTATGACGATATTCGATTATGATGTCatgtactttctctctgtctttctgtatctgtctatctgtctctctctctctctctctctctctctctctctctctctctctctctctctctctctctctctctctctctctctctctctctctctctctcctccctctgccgcTCTCCTTCTGTTTGctctttcctttcacttctcacactgttcctcttccttccttctcctcgagCTTCGCCAAGTCATGGATGTGCTTCAGAAGGATGTCCTGGATGCCCCACACCTTCTTGCAGGTGGACGAGAGGCCGAGGCGGTCCACGCGGAAGAACTGTTCCTCGAGGCCGCGCAGGAGGTCGCTCGCGCTGCCGGTGTCGAGTGGCAGCGCGAGAAGCCGCTCGTAGATCACCTggtcgagggagagaaggggagggggagggtataaaatacatatacatatatacatacataagttgcgtgcgtgtgtgcttgtgtgtgtgtgtgtgtgtatgtgtgtgtttgtgtgtgtgtgtgtgtgtgtgtgtgtgtgtgtgtgtgtgtgtgtgtgtgtgtgtgtgtgtgtgtgtgtgtgtgtgtgtgtgtgtgtgtttgtaaacatatacatatatttacgcacgGTTATATACAAACCCATATACAATAAAAGGATGTCGCAATTACGTGATACAGACCTAACCTAACCACAAGATATGTTTGCAACCCAACGCCTAAAACACGAGCCAAGTTAAGCCTCGATCAGGGTTCAGTGAAGACCGCCCCATTCCCGACAGGCGCCTCATCCCTAACTCACCTGGAAGATCATTTCGATTCCCCTGACGAAGGTGGCGTCGAAGCCGTGTATAACTGCCACGCCCGTGTCGGTGCAGCACGGGAGGACGCCGCCCAGGCACTGACTAGGGCTGAAGTTCCATCGGGCGCCGAGCTCGTGCAGGAGTTCGGGGTGGTCGGCTAAGAAAGCGTTGAGGGTGTCCtgtgaagataatgatcattagtatctatttatttatttattttatttcttctttatttttttatttttatttttttattattattattattttttttttttttgagcgggtGTGTGAAAGAAAACGGGTTTCATGGTCCTTCTAAATGAATATGTCAGGCTGGATAACTATATATGCGAGTGTTTTTTTACGTATGCTATCTGAATCTCGAAATATCCAGAGTATATTTTGATATAGTAAATCTAACTAATCATTCCAAATTACTCCCCTTAcccaaaaataaattatatgtatatttagtaatttatatatatacatatatatacatatatatatatatatatatatatatatatatgtatgtatgtatgaatgtatgcaagcatatatatatatatatttatttatttatttatttatatatctatctctatctatctatctatctatctatctatctatatatctatctatctatctatctatctatatatatatatacactaagcaTTGGATTTAAACGCATTACCTGGTCGTGATGATTTGCAAAGCTGTTTTTGTAGTGGAGGATCGTCTGCGTGAAGTTCCCGTGCTGCCCCCTGAAGGCACGCAGGGCGCTGAAATTCATGACCATCATGCCAGCGCTCAACCCTACTGTCCCTGCGTAACGTCGATGCTAAGATACGGTGGAGAGACACGAGAAATTAATCCAAATTAGCTGTTaagaatataatatttaatgCTACTGTTTTAGTTGTTTTCAACTGAATTTGGTTAAGCCACACTGTCAGACTTGATTagatcacatacatatatttttctttttataacaaAATGTTGATGTGGCTCTTGtgcacattctttttctttttattatcattattatccatccatccaactatctctactttttgtctatctgtctttatcacaTATTTTCTTCCATCTACTTGataccttacatacatacagtatattacgattacccctcccccccaaaaaaaaacacatatgaatAACAAAATCACTAACGTAatgataaaggattatctaaaaaaatctaaaataatgaatttaatatgacttattattattatcattattattattacaactttcGGTCATTTTTTCTGTTCTTAAAACAAATAAGACGCAAACGAGACCCACACACAGTACCTTATGCCTATCGTACAGCGGATCGGGACCTAACGCCAGCGCTTGGGGCGGTTCCAACTCGTCAAGAATTTCCCACAGGCCTTCTGCAGGAGCGAGGAACAGGATGTCGGTATCCACGTACACGGCGGCGTCCACGAAGGGCAGCGTCTCGAGCAGAAACAGCTTAGACCAAGAACACGGGCGCCATCTTTGTAACAGCAGAGGATCCGCGTCTGTAGGCGGTGTCCACAGCTCCGCCCGCTCGAAGAGGAGGCGGGACCGGTAACTGCGAAGGGAGGCGGGAGGCGAGAAtgatggggggagaagagggatggtaATAAGGGTGAGAAGGataagggtgatggtggtggtagtggtggtgatggtgatggtaatgatgatgatgatgatgatgatgatgatgatgatgatgatgatgatgatgatgatgatgatgatgatgatgatgatgatgatgatggtgatgatgatgataatggtggtggtggt
This genomic window contains:
- the LOC125040451 gene encoding T-cell acute lymphocytic leukemia protein 1 homolog, translating into MAETLAGAMPPVPRQVGCGQVTASYAEFFTSLPQSHTPPAQYAHTYPQHHQSHHPQQQQQQHAPQQEVRAGGAAAADFGHSSSPPSGVSVGSCLSQLGQVVSRSSQLVDYGAAFTPVVTANLPPGGASGVSSSTTSSTSTATSKGVAMQQGAYCEEEELPSCAYAHPHLHSLPYLMHGEEGEEEYYPSGSPYRVQRHAANIRERKRMLSSINSAFDELRTHVPTFPYEKRLSKIDTLRLAIAYIALLRELLTSDLDPVTHIEKGLRGELPSDQCHVWNTSDLTARLSWINWENLGVSPTRRSIFSTVGHTADSLAN
- the LOC125040904 gene encoding glucoside xylosyltransferase 1-like, yielding MLIRIQRQLRRNPTLVVLVTLTLWWSVACMIVYSARASSYVGNSDISLDFENEHELFDGRKKEMNREKRSRRETYKQLQKRESNFSMDLPQLYLDTRQVEENEAVSEEQKMETKKSKITENIEDLRQTYTLKQTKQRKKHTLTAKKKKERRLKTKPLDRKRAEIAAPSPTQNTSTATHAKNLSSLRTLVTIVCGTNQRPDEYQRNIFGRQLNQTKTMLKSLVYFSTFTTFRVILVTDTEDTYNQVLQQIEDWPANYRSRLLFERAELWTPPTDADPLLLQRWRPCSWSKLFLLETLPFVDAAVYVDTDILFLAPAEGLWEILDELEPPQALALGPDPLYDRHKHRRYAGTVGLSAGMMVMNFSALRAFRGQHGNFTQTILHYKNSFANHHDQDTLNAFLADHPELLHELGARWNFSPSQCLGGVLPCCTDTGVAVIHGFDATFVRGIEMIFQVIYERLLALPLDTGSASDLLRGLEEQFFRVDRLGLSSTCKKVWGIQDILLKHIHDLAKLEEKEGRGTV